In Puntigrus tetrazona isolate hp1 chromosome 22, ASM1883169v1, whole genome shotgun sequence, one genomic interval encodes:
- the kat14 gene encoding cysteine-rich protein 2-binding protein, which produces MDSGDQRGLAAQDEETMCTSASEGLEEGEVEGETLLIVESEDQASVDLSHDQSGDSLNSDVGEDGEGSWNEDMSFYCDKCHKWIPAAQLRGEQPSYLKGDNFFKFACSDCAEDGKETFERMRLTWQQVVMLAMYNLSLEGTGRQGYFRWKEDICAFISRHWTFLLGSRKKTSTWWSTVAGCLSVGSPTFFRSGAQEFGEPGWWKLVQNRPPTLRPEGEKGSAASLKAKAVSKPSLDPIITVEGLRKRGSRNPVENAMQLKEKRPRTQEAKEIRRAQKEAAGFLDRSASSTPVKLGSRVRRSEPYLEKGEVIDFSSLSSSDRTPLTSPSPSPSPDFSAPGTPASHSATPSLLSEADLIPDVMPPQALFHDDEELDAEGVIDPGMEYIPPPSMPLATGTIMVRKKMRPAELIKQELESEDEERGRDGEEDEGQDEGLLPAGRGRGSERRKVLQDKGEGCVSSPIPRYTFISLYEERLLLHRLETCPQALAVTPQAKRLHRKLLVRQAKRERGLPLLDLDQAVSATLSLVGGVYGAQGGLASHRASGEGKYRTTSQDLRILDRFQSTVTVRKGFYQHTVSFCHRLMGSDACMDQTIKSPYTSRVLKPYIRRDYESRPLKLRLLSEIRAYPHRKDPNWAAEPDSPIDYCYVRPNHIPSVNSMCQDIFWPGIDLSECLQYPDFSVVVLYKKVVIGFGFMVPDVKYNEAYISFLLVHSEWRRAGIATFMIYHLIQTCMGKDVTLHVSASNPAMLLYQKFGFKTEEYILDFYDKYYPVDSKECRHAFFLRLRR; this is translated from the exons ATGGACAGTGGGGACCAGAGGGGTCTTGCTGCACAGGATGAGGAGACCATGTGCACGTCAGCCTCCGAGGGTCTGGAAGAGGGCGAGGTGGAGGGAGAAACTCTCCTCATTGTGGAATCGGAGGACCAGGCGTCTGTGGATCTGTCTCATGATCAGAGCGGAGATTCTCTGAACAGCGACGTTGGGGAAGACGGAGAGGGAAGCTGGAACGAGGACATGTCGTTCTACTGTGACAAGTGCCACAAGTGGATCCCAGCTG CCCAGCTACGTGGAGAGCAGCCGAGCTATTTGAAAGGAGACAACTTTTTCAAGTTCGCCTGCTCGGACTGCGCCGAAGACGGGAAGGAGACTTTTGAGAGGATGAGGCTGACCTGGCAGCAG GTGGTGATGTTGGCCATGTATAACCTGTCTTTAGAGGGAACCGGACGACAAGGTTACTTCAGATGGAAAGAAgatatatgtgcatttattagtCGGCATTGGACCTTCTTGCTTGGTTCTAG GAAAAAGACGTCCACATGGTGGAGCACCGTAGCAGGGTGTTTGTCTGTCGGCAGCCCAACGTTTTTCCGTTCAGGAGCACAGGAGTTCGGAGAACCCGGCTGGTGGAAGCTAGTTCAGAATCGGCCACCTACTCTACGGCCCGAGGGAGAGAAAGGCTCCGCAGCTTCACTTAAAGCCAAAG ctgtgtCAAAGCCGTCTCTGGACCCCATAATCACCGTGGAGGGTTTGAGGAAGCGTGGAAGTCGTAACCCAGTGGAGAACGCCATGCAGCTGAAAGAAAAGCGTCCCAGAACACAGGAAGCTAAAGAGATTCGGCGCGCACAGAAGGAGGCGGCCGGGTTTCTCGACCGCAGTGCCTCGTCCACACCTGTTAAACTAGGCAGTCGTGTGCGGCGGTCAGAGCCGTATCTGGAGAAGGGCGAAGTCATTGACTTTtcctctctcagctcctctgACAGAACCCCGCTCACCTCTCCCTCCCCCTCCCCTTCGCCCGATTTCTCCGCCCCTGGAACGCCCGCCTCACACTCCGCTACGCCCAGTCTGCTGTCAGAGGCCGATCTCATCCCAGATGTCATGCCCCCTCAGGCTCTATTCCACG ACGATGAAGAATTGGACGCAGAGGGCGTTATCGACCCAGGGATGGAGTATATTCCCCCTCCCAGCATGCCTTTGGCCACCGGCACAATCATGGTCAGGAAAAAGATGCGTCCAGCAGAGTTAATCAAACAAGAACTGGAGAGTGAAGACGAAGAGCGGGGTAGAGATGGTGAGGAAGACGAGGGCCAGGATGAGGGCTTGTTGCCGGCGGGACGGGGGCGTGGGAGCGAGCGGAGGAAGGTTCTCCAGGATAAGGGCGAGGGCTGTGTATCTTCGCCCATCCCACGCTACACGTTCATCAGCCTTTACGAGGAGCGTTTGCTGCTCCACAGGCTGGAGACGTGTCCGCAAGCTCTGGCCGTCACACCACAAGCCAAAAGACTGCATCGCAAGCTGCTCGTGCGACAGGCGAAAAGAGAGCGAGGGCTCCCCCTGCTGGACTTGGATCAGGCCGTGAGCGCTACGCTCAGTCTCGTGGGGGGCGTGTACGGGGCGCAAGGGGGTTTGGCCAGCCACAGGGCGAGCGGAGAGGGGAAATACAGAACCACCAGCCAGGACCTTCGAATACTTGACCGTTTTCAG TCAACAGTGACCGTAAGGAAAGGGTTTTATCAGCACACAGTGTCGTTCTGCCACAGGCTGATGGGCTCTGATGCCTGCATGGATCAGACCATCAAGAGTCCTTACACATCCAGAGTGCTCAAGCCGTACATCAG GAGAGACTATGAGAGTCGTCCGCTGAAGCTGCGTTTGCTCTCAGAGATACGTGCGTATCCTCACAGGAAGGACCCAAACTGGGCAGCAGAACCTGACTCGCCTATAGACTACTGCTATGTACGGCCCAATCACATCCCTTCCGTCAACTCCATGTGCCAAGACATCTTCTGGCCTG GTATCGACCTATCAGAGTGCCTCCAGTACCCAGACTTCAGCGTGGTGGTGCTTTACAAGAAAGTTGTCATCGGTTTTGGCTTCATGGTGCCGGATGTGAAATATAACGAAGCCTACATTTCCTTCCTGCTGGTGCATTCTGAATGGAGGCGAGCTGGTATCGCCACATTCATGATCTACCATCTCATACAG ACCTGCATGGGAAAGGACGTGACCCTTCACGTATCGGCGAGCAACCCTGCCATGCTGCTCTACCAGAAGTTCGGCTTCAAGACAGAGGAGTACATCCTGGACTTTTATGATAAATACTATCCGGTAGATAGCAAAGAGTGCAGGCATGCGTTCTTCCTGCGCTTGCGCCGCTGA
- the LOC122327834 gene encoding protein PET117 homolog, mitochondrial → MSKASKVVLGLSIVLTFSTVAGVHIKQNWDRQRLHDGVLRDLERVERKRENLRALEEQIQLTRQLVNERDRQEAEAARAHSS, encoded by the exons ATGTCTAAGGCCTCTAAGGTTGTCCTGGGATTGTCGATAGTGCTCACTTTCAGCACGGTTGCGGGCGTTCATATCAAGCAGAACTGGGACAGGCAG AGGCTGCACGACGGAGTTCTGCGCGACCTGGAGCGCGTGGAGCGGAAGCGCGAGAACCTGCGCGCACTCGAGGAGCAGATCCAGCTCACGAGACAGCTCGTGAACGAGCGCGACAGACAAGAGGCTGAAGCGGCGCGAGCCCACAGTTCATAA